One Anopheles marshallii chromosome 3, idAnoMarsDA_429_01, whole genome shotgun sequence genomic region harbors:
- the LOC128712497 gene encoding vitelline membrane protein 15a-1-like yields the protein MNSFITIALLAVVGVAIAAPSKYGHAGGHHGGVVPGPAVVHTYPAVAPAVKCGHSLLVSCDPHHQPVPCKAAAHGHHEGHGGYGHHAPAPAPAYHHAPAPHYAPAPAYHAPAEHGGEYRAKHHKKHHKKHHGHKGKSADNVGEAIDSSSETM from the coding sequence ATGAACAGCTTTATTACGATCGCTCTGTTGGCTGTGGTTGGTGTGGCCATTGCGGCACCCTCGAAGTACGGCCACGCCGGAGGTCATCATGGAGGTGTTGTGCCCGGACCGGCTGTGGTTCACACCTACCCGGCAGTAGCGCCGGCCGTCAAGTGCGGCCATAGTCTGCTGGTGAGCTGCGATCCTCATCATCAGCCCGTGCCGTGCAAGGCGGCCGCTCACGGCCATCACGAGGGCCACGGTGGATACGGACATCACGCACCTGCCCCAGCTCCGGCCTATCACCACGCTCCTGCCCCGCATTACGCCCCGGCTCCGGCCTACCACGCGCCGGCCGAACATGGCGGCGAGTACCGTGCCAAGCACCACAAGAAGCATCACAAGAAGCATCACGGACACAAGGGCAAGAGCGCTGACAACGTTGGCGAAGCGATCGACAGCAGCTCGGAGACGATGTAA